In Brachypodium distachyon strain Bd21 chromosome 2, Brachypodium_distachyon_v3.0, whole genome shotgun sequence, one genomic interval encodes:
- the LOC100839303 gene encoding embryogenesis-associated protein EMB8 produces MAVAAAADESAGELLLRAAALVPPAHYALAALVLASAFLYRFLELHVLGDLLRGLRGGRVALTFHPDSQVYHRVASKCRSLHGRYLATPWLASPHLQTLFLGIWGRPPSLTYRRQLYTVHDGGTIALDWLLAFGSEDAVVGSCDEIISNDDSTPLVLVIPGLTSDSTAAYVKHLVFSMASKGWNVVVSNHRGLGGISITSDCFYNAGWTEDIHEVVNYIHQKYPEAPLFTVGTSIGANILVKYLGEEGESTPVAGAASICSPWDLLVTNRFISRKLVQRFYDRALAIGLKGYAKLHQPILARLANWEAISTSRSTREFDHHATCVVAKYETVDTFYRRCSSANYIGSVSVPLLCISALDDPLCTREAIPWDECRANKNVVLATTPNGGHLGFFQGLTAGRLWWVEPVSEFLSALHDSPCMHRPKTQEHGMHSSLESSIDKGPYVNFMEDGMVAALTNEDTDIRDSSNNQIVHKTEPSDGIVDVQQNGVTTELQDECHSTVKNRSSSENNVTPAQGPVGSQEQREELSIDKIQDVMAPVKKSINQLIRSQGRSVWWLAYIAVVTSWPLLCALGFILFRKKLRNSLLAKWIRS; encoded by the exons ATGGcggtcgcggccgccgccgacgagtcGGCTggcgagctgctgctccgcgcggcggcgctggtgccGCCTGCGCACTacgcgctcgccgccctcgTCCTTGCCTCCGCCTTCCTGTACCGCTTCCTGGAGCTCCACGTCCTCGGCGACCTGCTCCGCggcctccgcggcggccgcgttGCCCTCACGTTCCACCCCGACTCACAGGTTTACCATCGCGTCGCCTCCAAGTGCCGCTCCCTCCACGGCAG GTATCTGGCGACGCCGTGGCTGGCGAGCCCTCATCTGCAGACACTGTTCCTGGGCATCTGGGGGAGACCGCCTTCGTTAACGTACAGAAG GCAGCTGTACACAGTTCATGATGGTGGAACCATTGCTTTGGATTGGTTACTAGCCTTTGGCTCTGAAG ATGCAGTTGTTGGTTCTTGTGATGAAATTATCTCTAATGATGATTCAACACCGCTTGTTCTTGTGATACCTGGATTAACTAGTGATTCTACTGCTGCT TATGTGAAACACTTGGTCTTTTCTATGGCGAGTAAAGGATGGAACGTGGTTGTAAGCAATCACAGAGGTCTGGGTGGCATCTCCATAACT TCCGATTGCTTTTACAATGCCGGATGGACGGAAGATATTCATGAAGTTGTTAATTACATTCATCAAAAGTATCCGGAGGCTCCGCTATTCACTGTTGGGACAAGCATTGGTGCCAATATTCTG GTCAAATATCTTGGAGAAGAGGGTGAAAGTACTCCTGTAGCTGGTGCTGCATCTATTTGTTCACCCTGGGATCTTCTG GTGACCAACAGATTTATTTCTCGTAAGCTTGTGCAGCGTTTTTATGATAGGGCTCTTGCAATTGGTCTCAAAGGATATGCAAAGCT ACACCAACCAATCTTGGCACGACTTGCAAATTGGGAAGCTATTAGTACG TCACGCTCTACCCGGGAATTTGACCATCATGCCACTTGCGTCGTTGCGAAGTACgag ACAGTGGACACATTTTACCGTCGGTGCAGCAGTGCAAACTATATTGGTAGTGTGTCTGTTCCCTTGCTCTGTATCAGTGCTTTAGATGACCCCCTTTGCACAAGGGAGGCCATTCCTTGGGACGAATGCAG GGCGAATAAAAATGTTGTTTTGGCAACCACACCTAATGGTGGGCATCTTGGTTTTTTTCAAGGCCTAACTGCTGGAAGACTAtg GTGGGTGGAACCTGTTTCTGAGTTTCTCTCTGCTCTCCATGATAGTCCTTGCATGCATCGGCCAAAG ACCCAAGAACATGGAATGCACTCCTCGTTAGAATCATCCATTGATAAGGGCCCATATGTTAATTTCATGGAAGACGGAATGGTAGCTGCACTAACAAATGAGGATACCGACATACGGGACTCCTCGAATAACCAAATTGTCCACAAAACAGAACCAAGTGATGGCATTGTTGATGTACAACAAAATGGAGTCACCACAGAGTTACAGGATGAGTGTCACAGTACTGTGAAGAACAGAAGCAGCTCAGAAAATAATGTAACACCTGCCCAAGGCCCTGTAGGGTCACAAGAGCAGCGAGAAGAGCTCTCCATAGATAAAATCCAAGATGTCATGGCTCCTGTTAAGAAATCCATTAACCAGCTCATTCGATCCCAAGGGAGGTCAGTCTGGTGGCTTGCTTACATTGCTGTGGTAACATCTTGGCCCTTGCTCTGTGCCCTAGGTTTTATCTTGTTTAGGAAAAAGCTCAGGAATTCTTTACTAGCAAAGTGGATAAGAAGCTAA
- the LOC100839913 gene encoding uncharacterized protein At5g49945, whose amino-acid sequence MAAASWIRLPRATLILLLLALHLSLSLAAQFEGFDSDELPSASAADLASSADDDEELDLEVDLPPPPRISLSTAAPSPPVTTTTAANPNLNPSPTPTPPNPTPSLDFWDEDEFEGIPVPEGAISDESSTPADASPSDPSSEDAAEALPAPPRRPAELIRAFSIEIACVSFLICFLLNYFTGKRQNEAIALAWATKFATRDSIFDKNFSLLGTGDGKDTPLLLKEGQDVFKFYASGRRFCQGMLATMEMRARHDLLSKLVELVFPRKDTITFEVVMNEEAMDHVMVAVARKRVAKAMQKEERDLQKFASVITSAPAGRKWVADELAVVAESKEVAGDMITEAVLDQVLGEKAFEKFGKWFISLHFSDQLAGSYKKVLAFKFVLPDANNMAEMTRLVALVPFYIDLIGRYKLSSHARSKTDAARTKAAQEAFRELQGVRQEALQRKKAEKKKLLEEAEAKLSAEVLRKKEEKERSRQMKKGMPKVKMLRS is encoded by the exons atggcggcggcgagctggaTCCGGCTCCCACGCGCCACTCTCATCCTGCTCCTACTCGCCCtccacctctccctctctctcgccgCCCAGTTCGAGGGGTTCGACTCCGACGAGCTCCCCTCCGCCTCTGCCGCCGACCTCGCATCCTCCGCCGATGACGACGAGGAACTCGACCTCGAAGTTGAcctcccgcctcctccgcgcatctccctctccaccgccgctccttctcctcccgtGACCACTACCACTGCCGCAAACCCTAATCTTAACCCCAGCCCCACACCCACGCCTCCGAATCCCACTCCGTCCCTCGATTTCTGGGACGAGGACGAGTTCGAGGGCATCCCTGTCCCAGAAGGCGCAATCTCTGACGAATCCTCCACGCCGGCCGACGCCAGCCCGTCAGATCCCTCTTCTGAAGACGCGGCCGAGGCCTTGCCGGCCCCGCCAAGGCGGCCAGCGGAGCTCATCCGCGCGTTCTCCATCGAGATCGCCTGCGTCAGCTTCCTGATCTGCTTCCTGCTCAACTACTTCACTGGGAAGCGGCAGAACGAGGCGATCGCGCTGGCCTGGGCCACCAAGTTCGCCACAAGAGACTCCATCTTCGACAAGAACTTCAGCCTCCTCGGCACCGGCGACGGAAAGGATACGCCGCTCCTGCTGAAGGAAGGGCAGGACGTGTTCAAGTTCTACGCCAGCGGTAGGCGGTTCTGCCAGGGGATGCTCGCCACCATGGAGATGCGCGCACGGCACGACCTGCTGTCCAAGCTGGTGGAGCTGGTGTTCCCCAGGAAGGACACCATCACGTTCGAGGTGGTGATGAACGAGGAAGCTATGGACCACGTGATGGTGGCTGTGGCAAGGAAGAGGGTGGCCAAGGCGATGcagaaggaggagagggatCTGCAAAAGTTTGCCTCTGTTATCACTTCGGCACCTGCTGGTAGGAAGTGGGTTGCAGATGAGCTTGCAGTGGTGGCCGAGTCAAAGGAGGTTGCTGGGGATATGATTACTGAGGCGGTCCTAGATCAG GTGCTTGGTGAGAAAGCATTCGAGAAATTTGGGAAGTGGTTCATCTCACTTCATTTTTCAGATCAACTGGCAGGCTCTTACAAGAAAGTCCTCGCGTTCAAGTTTGTGCTTCCAGATGCAAACAACATGGCTGAAATGACAAGATTAGTTGCTCTTGTGCCATTCTACATTGATTTGATTGGACGTTACAAGCTCAGCTCACAT GCCCGCTCGAAAACTGATGCTGCTAGAACAAAGGCTGCTCAGGAAGCTTTCAGGGAACTTCAGGGTGTCAGGCAGGAGGCTCTGCAGAGGAAAAAGgctgaaaagaaaaagcttCTGGAAGAGGCAGAGGCCAAATTGAGCGCAGAGGTGCTCCGCAAGAAAGAGGAGAAAGAAAGGTCTCGTCAGATGAAGAAGGGGATGCCCAAAGTTAAGATGCTCCGTTCCTAA
- the LOC100840727 gene encoding uncharacterized protein LOC100840727, with protein MSLACLVCHGMNSSSHSLRSYSVSSSEEENRCGAVVSCLTRRIPTAGSASVGTSKVTPFPSIATGQGTEGTPRLQRSRAVSRDLVRDWNFDEAVVTN; from the coding sequence ATGAGTCTCGCTTGTCTCGTATGCCATGGCATGAACAGCTCCTCGCACTCTCTTAGAAGCTACTCAGTGTCGAGTTCAGAGGAGGAGAATCGATGTGGAGCTGTTGTTTCCTGCTTAACTCGGAGAATACCAACAGCGGGATCTGCTAGTGTCGGGACATCAAAGGTGACCCCCTTTCCATCCATCGCGACTGGTCAAGGCACCGAGGGCACTCCTCGCCTTCAACGAAGCCGTGCTGTGTCCAGGGACCTTGTCCGAGACTGGAATTTTGATGAAGCTGTTGTCACAAACTAG
- the LOC100838995 gene encoding subtilisin-like protease SBT3.17 gives MKAKSPPHLRNSPLVVLFLAAVAAASLVEIAMAAEPEQAPAAPVAAVHIVYVDRPESADAEEFHIRTLAPVLGSEEKAKDAVLYHYKHAASGFSAKLTPEQVEDLKKQPGVLQVVASQTYQLHGTGGGHAGATHSIGLM, from the exons ATGAAGGCCAAATCCCCGCCTCATCTCCGAAACTCTCCGCtcgtcgtcctcttcctcgcagcagtagcagcagcctCCCTCGTTGAGATCGCCATGGCGGCCGAGCCCGAGCAGGCACccgcggcgccggtggcggccgTGCACATCGTCTACGTGGACCGCCCCGAGagcgccgacgccgaggagTTCCACATCCGCACCCTCGCCCCCGTCCTCGGCAG cgaggagaaggcgaaggaCGCGGTCCTCTACCACTACAAGCACGCTGCCAGTGGCTTCTCTGCCAAGCTCACCCCCGAGCAGGTCGAGGACCTCAAGA AGCAAccaggtgttcttcaggttGTCGCGAGCCAGACTTACCAGCTCCATGGAACTGGTGGTGGACATGCCGGCGCAACGCATAGCATTGGACTTATGTGA
- the LOC100840215 gene encoding bifunctional aspartate aminotransferase and glutamate/aspartate-prephenate aminotransferase, producing the protein MAFSSLSTSSSSSSAFTLPTKPSLSTGSVSFSRASCEWQGKQATGKSRMAVVRAEAVDTSISPRVSALRPSKTMAITDQASALRQAGVPVIGLAAGEPDFDTPAAISEAGMNAVKDGFTRYTPNAGTMELRKAICNKLQEDNGLSYSPDQVLVSNGAKQCITQAVLAVCSPGDEVLIPAPFWVSYPEMARLAGATPVILPTSISDNFLLKPESLASVVNENSRLLILCSPSNPTGSVYPRELLEEIADIVKKHPRLLVLSDEIYEHIIYHPAKHTSFAALPGMWERTLTVNGFSKAFAMTGWRLGYLAAPKHFVSACGKVQSQFTSGASNISQKAGLAALNLGYAGGEAVSTMVKAFQERRDYLVRSFRELPGVKISEPKGAFYLFIDFSSYYGSEVEGFGTIKDSETLCMFLLEKAQVALVPGDAFGDNKGVRISYAAALSTLQAAMEKIKEAMALLSPPLLVECHFHQKCHIRVHHPFFLFFLANLQRICFVSTFLTGIFEQQTSSMFSPAS; encoded by the exons atgGCCTTCTCTTCCCTCTCCacctcttcctcttcgtcgtcGGCTTTCACCCTTCCAACCAAACCTTCCCTCAGCACAGGTTCCGTCTCCTTCTCCAG AGCGTCGTGCGAGTGGCAGGGGAAGCAGGCGACGGGGAAGTCCAGGATGGCGGTTGTGAGGGCGGAAGCGGTGGATACGTCCATCAGCCCGCGGGTGAGCGCGCTTCGGCCGTCCAAGACCATGGCCATCACCGACCAGGCCAGCGCGCTGCGGCAGGCCGGGGTGCCCGTCATCGGCCTTGCCGCCGGGGAGCCGGACTTCGACACGCCGGCAGCGATCTCCGAG GCTGGGATGAATGCAGTGAAGGATGGCTTTACAAGGTACACGCCTAATGCTGGGACTATGGAGCTGAGGAAGGCTATTTGCAACAAGCTTCAGG AGGACAATGGTCTATCCTACAGCCCTGATCAGGTGCTAGTGAGCAATGGAGCCAAGCAGTGCATTACGCAAGCTGTGCTTGCTGTTTGCTCACCTGGTGATGAG GTTTTGATACCAGCACCATTTTGGGTCAGCTATCCTGAAATGGCTAGATTGGCTGGTGCAACACCAGTGATCCTCCCTACAAGCATATCGGACAATTTCCTTCTAAAGCCAGAGTCACTTGCCTCAGTGGTCAATGAAAATTCAAGGCTCTTGATTCTATGCTCCCCATCTAATCCAACAGGGTCTGTGTATCCTAGGGAGCTGCTTGAGGAGATTGCTGATATAGTCAAGAAGCATCCTAGGCTCCTG GTTTTATCTGATGAGATCTATGAGCATATTATCTATCATCCTGCTAAACACACAAGCTTTGCAGCATTGCCTGGAATGTGGGAAAGAACGTTAACTGTAAATGGGTTTTCTAAG GCTTTTGCTATGACAGGTTGGCGACTTGGATACTTAGCTGCCCCTAAACATTTTGTCTCAGCCTGTGGAAAAGTCCAAAGCCAG TTCACATCTGGTGCCAGTAATATATCACAGAAGGCAGGTCTTGCAGCTTTGAATCTAGGTTATGCCGGTGGTGAAGCAGTTTCAACCATGGTCAAAGCATTCCAGGAGCGTCGGGATTACCTTGTAAGAAGTTTCAGGGAACTGCCAGGAGTCAAAATATCAGAACCTAAG GGTGCCTTCTATTTGTTCATCGACTTCAGCTCCTACTACGGATCCGAGGTAGAAGGTTTTGGCACTATCAAGGATTCTGAGACCCTCTGCATGTTCCTGCTAGAAAAGGCGCAG GTCGCGCTTGTCCCTGGGGATGCATTTGGAGATAACAAGGGCGTTCGTATTTCCTATGCTGCAGCACTGTCGACACTACAAGCTGCAATGGAGAAGATAAAAGAAGCAATGGCTCTGCTCAGCCCCCCGTTGTTGGTTGAATGCCATTTTCACCAGAAATGCCATATTCGAGTTCACCacccattttttcttttctttttggcaaACTTGCAGAGGATCTGTTTTGTTTCAACTTTTTTAACTGGTATCTTCGAGCAACAAACCTCATCAATGTTTTCACCTGCAAGTTAG
- the LOC100839606 gene encoding transmembrane protein 18, with protein MEEVQAAVTAHLDQVSGLVQALSYELRRGIGPAADSLLAFVHAVDWTEPWLMCLMAFHASLLLAVVRLRRNANLQFFLLFLAYSGVYLAEKINIYLAEHWKSFASRNYFDRSGVFISIVWSAPLIFISIVTVVSSLITLCQLMVKWKRAELRHRVRLARDKQE; from the exons ATGGAGGAGGTGCAGGCCGCCGTGACGGCGCACCTGGACCAGGTCTCCGGCCTCGTCCAGGCGCTCTCCTACGAGCTCCGCCGCGGGATCGGCCCCGCCGCTGACAGCCTGCTCGCTTTCGTCCACGCCGTCGACTGGACG GAGCCATGGCTGATGTGCTTGATGGCATTCCATGCGAGTCTGCTGCTGGCCGTTGTCCGGCTGAGGAGGAATGCCAACCTACAGTTCTTCCTCTTGTTTCTTGCCT ATTCAGGAGTGTATCTAGCTGAAAAGATAAACATCTACCTAGCAGAGCACTGGAAGAGCTTCGCCAGCAGGAATTACTTTGACCGTTCCGGAGTTTTCATTTCTATTGTCTGGTCTGCCCCCCTTATCTTCATATCTATCGTCACTGTG GTTAGCTCTCTCATTACATTATGTCAGTTGATGGTGAAATGGAAGAGAGCGGAACTAAGGCATCGGGTTCGGCTTGCGCGCGACAAGCAGGAATGA
- the LOC100841128 gene encoding gibberellin-regulated protein 11: MAGKGSCRLLLCVALVAVLLLVETTAPAGQAHAINCGADCSYRCSKSSRPNLCNRACNTCCQRCGCVPPGTAGNEDVCPCYAHMTTHNGRHKCP; encoded by the exons ATGGCCGGCAAGGGAAGCTGCAGGCTGCTCCTGTGCGTGGCGCTCGTCGCCGTCTTGCTCCTCGTTGAG ACCACCGCTCCCGCCGGACAAGCTCACGCTATCA ATTGCGGTGCTGATTGCTCGTACCGGTGCAGCAAGTCGAGCAGGCCGAACCTGTGCAACAGGGCGTGCAACACGTGCTGCCAGCGCTGCGGCTGCGTGCCGCCGGGAACCGCCGGCAACGAGGACGTCTGCCCCTGCTACGCCCACATGACCACCCACAACGGCCGCCACAAGTGCCCCTGA